From the genome of Deinococcus sp. JMULE3, one region includes:
- a CDS encoding tyrosine-type recombinase/integrase has translation MTTDELWQQFFFHLQAKRRTKATLRYYTTTRTAFGRFVEANGLPKEAAALTVQHLRAFLRKLEADGLSPGGVHAHARALRALLTWAYKEELLSTNPVKRLEMPTVGRHRLPAVSAEQAQHLLKTCRKGPQPLRDCALVLTLFDTGIRVQESVNLQLGDLLFERGLLRIHGKGNKERFVPIGARAMQALNVYLRRERRPAHAGVANVFLSRTGQPLTKSGVSIRLCKLALSLGVPRADCAPHTFRRGFAVEFLRNGGDVFTLQQILGHSSLEMTRRYVTFLDEDLKSAHLRFSPGDRL, from the coding sequence ATGACCACCGACGAACTCTGGCAGCAGTTTTTCTTCCACCTTCAGGCCAAGCGACGCACCAAGGCCACGCTGCGGTACTACACCACCACCCGCACCGCCTTCGGACGGTTTGTGGAGGCCAACGGTCTCCCGAAGGAGGCCGCTGCCCTGACCGTGCAGCACCTGCGGGCCTTCCTGCGGAAACTGGAAGCTGACGGCCTCTCCCCCGGGGGCGTGCACGCGCACGCTCGGGCCCTGCGTGCACTGCTGACCTGGGCATACAAGGAAGAGCTGCTCAGCACCAACCCAGTCAAGCGCCTGGAGATGCCGACCGTGGGTCGACATCGCCTCCCGGCTGTCTCCGCGGAGCAGGCCCAGCATCTGCTCAAGACGTGCCGGAAGGGGCCACAGCCGCTGCGCGACTGCGCGCTGGTTCTCACCCTCTTCGACACGGGCATCCGTGTTCAGGAGTCCGTGAACCTGCAACTGGGGGACCTCCTCTTCGAGCGCGGACTGCTGCGCATTCATGGGAAGGGGAACAAGGAACGTTTCGTCCCCATCGGGGCCAGAGCCATGCAGGCCCTCAACGTCTACCTTCGCCGCGAACGCCGCCCCGCCCATGCCGGTGTGGCCAACGTCTTCTTGAGCCGCACGGGCCAGCCCCTGACCAAGAGTGGGGTCAGTATCCGCCTCTGTAAGCTGGCCCTCTCCCTAGGCGTACCCCGCGCCGACTGCGCCCCCCATACCTTCCGGCGCGGCTTCGCCGTCGAGTTCCTCCGCAACGGCGGCGACGTGTTCACGCTCCAGCAGATCCTCGGGCACAGCAGCCTGGAGATGACGCGCCGCTACGTCACCTTCCTTGACGAGGACCTCAAGTCCGCCCACCTGCGCTTCTCGCCTGGGGACCGCCTGTGA
- a CDS encoding YihY/virulence factor BrkB family protein, which yields MRLKPADYFTLLREAFLAFGQDQAPRLAAAIAYYAIFSLAPMLLLGVVLASRLIADVDVQAQLFGPGSLVAQNLGADTAEFLRTLVNTDTLQKGSLIATLGAFVTLFLGATGLFVQLQGALNAMWGADPAPAQGFVHVLVTRVKSFVMILAIGLVLIVFLGLNTYLSAIAQGLGDTIGAGAFFVRLGTALLSMLFLTPVFAGIYKVLPDVKLEWREVWVGGAFTATLFTLGQLGIGLYLGQAAPGSVFAGAASLVVLLLWIYYSAMIFFFGAEVTWVYSQKFGTHAGGAANTAKKEALAAQGVDIDPTESAQERAAKDTSAVVRDARGRVLGVPVPKLPRVLPQVPRREEGRVLPTVRAALWNAVTAVLAVPAVIVLRMLGITGGRRR from the coding sequence ATGAGGCTCAAGCCCGCCGATTACTTCACGCTGCTGCGCGAGGCGTTCCTCGCGTTCGGGCAGGATCAGGCCCCGCGACTCGCGGCGGCCATCGCCTACTACGCGATCTTCAGTCTGGCGCCCATGCTGCTGCTGGGTGTCGTGCTCGCCAGTCGCCTCATCGCGGACGTGGACGTGCAGGCGCAGCTGTTCGGGCCGGGCAGTCTGGTCGCGCAGAACCTCGGGGCGGATACCGCCGAGTTCCTGCGGACCCTGGTGAACACCGACACGCTGCAGAAGGGCAGCCTGATCGCCACGCTGGGCGCGTTCGTGACGCTGTTCCTGGGCGCCACCGGGCTGTTCGTGCAGCTGCAGGGTGCGCTGAACGCCATGTGGGGCGCGGACCCTGCCCCGGCGCAGGGGTTCGTGCACGTGCTGGTCACGCGCGTGAAGTCCTTCGTGATGATCCTGGCGATCGGGCTGGTGCTGATCGTGTTCCTGGGCCTGAACACGTACCTGTCGGCCATCGCGCAGGGTCTGGGGGACACCATCGGCGCCGGAGCATTTTTCGTGCGGCTGGGCACGGCGCTGCTGTCCATGCTGTTCCTGACGCCGGTGTTCGCCGGGATCTACAAGGTCCTGCCGGACGTGAAACTGGAGTGGCGGGAGGTCTGGGTGGGGGGCGCGTTCACGGCGACGCTGTTCACGCTGGGGCAGCTGGGCATCGGCCTGTACCTGGGTCAGGCCGCGCCGGGCAGCGTGTTCGCGGGTGCGGCGTCGCTGGTGGTGCTGCTGCTGTGGATCTACTACTCCGCGATGATCTTCTTCTTCGGCGCGGAAGTGACGTGGGTGTACTCGCAGAAGTTCGGCACGCACGCCGGGGGCGCGGCGAACACCGCGAAGAAGGAGGCGCTGGCCGCGCAGGGCGTGGACATCGACCCGACCGAGAGCGCGCAGGAACGCGCGGCGAAGGACACGTCCGCCGTGGTCCGGGACGCGCGGGGCCGGGTGCTGGGGGTCCCGGTTCCGAAGCTGCCGCGCGTGCTGCCGCAGGTGCCGCGCCGCGAGGAGGGCCGCGTGCTGCCCACCGTCCGCGCCGCGCTGTGGAACGCCGTGACGGCCGTGCTGGCCGTCCCGGCCGTGATCGTCCTGCGAATGCTGGGCATCACCGGCGGACGGCGGCGCTAG
- a CDS encoding GNAT family N-acetyltransferase translates to MNVTPLALHHAPLLHQLYRAAPGYFALLGTRLPSQKDVERDVEIALLDPRRSLELLYDDHGELFGSLDCKHDYPERGDLTINLLLIREDRQSQGLGEQVVRHLEDRVPGGTTRILASVLGENPRGARFWERLGYTFTMDARPVMSWYARPLTPPRTQPASGVPIASD, encoded by the coding sequence TTGAACGTCACGCCGCTGGCGCTGCATCACGCGCCGCTGCTTCACCAGCTGTACCGGGCCGCGCCCGGTTACTTCGCCCTGCTGGGCACCCGCCTCCCCTCCCAGAAGGACGTCGAACGGGACGTCGAGATCGCGCTGCTGGACCCCAGGCGCAGCCTGGAACTGCTGTACGACGACCACGGCGAACTGTTCGGCAGCCTGGACTGCAAGCACGACTACCCCGAACGCGGGGACCTGACCATCAACCTGCTGCTGATCCGCGAGGACCGCCAGTCGCAGGGCCTGGGCGAACAGGTCGTGCGGCACCTCGAGGACCGCGTGCCGGGCGGCACCACGCGCATCCTGGCGAGCGTGCTGGGCGAGAATCCGCGCGGGGCGCGCTTCTGGGAGCGGCTGGGCTACACCTTCACGATGGACGCCCGCCCGGTCATGAGCTGGTACGCGCGGCCCCTGACGCCGCCACGCACGCAACCGGCCAGTGGCGTGCCCATCGCCAGCGACTGA
- a CDS encoding MmcQ/YjbR family DNA-binding protein → MQSIADLRALCAALPHSRETFPFDATTLVFKVGSPDALKMYALTDVQADPVTVSVKVRPERGDELRATHDAITPGYHLNKRHWVTVTLDGRVPDDLIRELIAGSHALVAGGLTRAQRKAMGL, encoded by the coding sequence ATGCAGTCCATCGCTGACCTGCGGGCCCTGTGCGCCGCGCTGCCGCACTCGCGCGAGACCTTTCCGTTCGACGCGACGACCCTGGTGTTCAAGGTCGGCTCCCCGGACGCCCTGAAGATGTACGCCCTGACCGACGTGCAGGCCGACCCCGTGACCGTGTCCGTGAAGGTCCGGCCCGAGCGGGGCGACGAGCTGCGCGCCACGCACGACGCGATCACGCCCGGCTACCACCTGAACAAACGCCACTGGGTGACCGTGACCCTGGATGGGCGCGTCCCGGATGACCTGATCCGCGAGTTGATCGCTGGCAGTCACGCGCTCGTCGCGGGCGGCCTGACCCGCGCGCAGCGCAAAGCAATGGGCCTGTGA
- a CDS encoding thioesterase family protein, with translation MHAIPEGFTQTLTVTVTDDMTVDFGELGRLHPVYATYWMARHFEEAGRKIILPFLEDGEGGIGTQVDVTHTASALPGMTVTVTATFDRMEGRRIVARMRAVNELGDEIGHGSTTQMVLPQSRIDAGFDTLRARWAERVER, from the coding sequence ATGCACGCCATTCCGGAAGGCTTCACGCAGACCCTGACCGTGACCGTCACCGACGACATGACCGTCGACTTCGGTGAGCTGGGCCGCCTGCACCCCGTGTACGCCACGTACTGGATGGCCAGACACTTCGAGGAGGCCGGACGCAAGATCATCCTGCCCTTCCTGGAAGACGGCGAGGGCGGCATCGGCACGCAGGTGGACGTCACCCACACCGCCAGCGCGCTGCCCGGCATGACCGTCACCGTGACCGCCACCTTCGACCGGATGGAGGGCCGCCGCATCGTCGCCCGGATGCGGGCCGTGAACGAACTCGGCGACGAGATCGGGCACGGGAGCACCACCCAGATGGTCCTGCCACAGTCGCGGATCGACGCGGGCTTCGACACGCTGCGCGCCCGCTGGGCGGAAAGGGTTGAGAGGTGA
- a CDS encoding tRNA-dihydrouridine synthase yields the protein MNGPGFYHSRLQRPGAVLAPMAGYSDAPMRQLAAEQGALWTVSEMISARGLMGGGDTEKLNLGRPYPGEQGRVVQLFGAEPDVLAGAVARAEAWFSPAAIDLNMGCPVPKIRGKGGACLLQTPETAYDLVRAMRSATTLDVSAKIRLGWDHDRSVEVAQGLEDAGAALITVHGRTSAQRYTGQADWDAIARVAAAVKVPVVGSGDITTPEVARERRRLGVAAVMIGRGAVGNPWIFRALASGEDAWPDAPERARTALRHAELQERFYDDDTGRLTLRPLRKVLPQYLPDFPELRQDLTQVLTAADVRRVLAPLLGEDGPDVTPARPAEYAVSHS from the coding sequence ATGAACGGCCCCGGCTTCTACCACTCCCGCCTGCAGCGCCCCGGCGCGGTGCTCGCCCCCATGGCGGGCTACAGCGACGCGCCCATGCGGCAGCTGGCCGCCGAGCAGGGCGCCCTGTGGACCGTCAGCGAGATGATCAGCGCGCGCGGCCTGATGGGCGGCGGGGACACCGAGAAACTGAACCTGGGCCGCCCCTACCCCGGCGAGCAGGGCCGCGTCGTGCAGCTGTTCGGTGCCGAGCCGGACGTGTTGGCGGGGGCCGTGGCCCGCGCAGAGGCGTGGTTCAGCCCGGCCGCGATCGACCTGAACATGGGGTGCCCCGTCCCCAAGATCCGCGGGAAGGGCGGCGCGTGCCTGCTGCAGACACCCGAGACGGCGTATGACCTCGTGCGGGCCATGCGTTCGGCCACCACACTGGACGTCAGTGCCAAGATCCGCCTGGGCTGGGACCACGACCGCAGCGTGGAGGTCGCGCAGGGCCTGGAGGACGCCGGGGCCGCGCTGATCACCGTGCATGGCCGCACCAGCGCCCAGCGGTATACCGGGCAGGCCGACTGGGACGCGATCGCGCGCGTGGCAGCTGCCGTGAAGGTGCCCGTGGTGGGCAGTGGGGACATCACCACGCCCGAAGTGGCCCGCGAGCGACGGCGCCTGGGCGTGGCCGCCGTGATGATCGGGCGCGGCGCGGTCGGGAACCCCTGGATCTTCCGCGCGCTCGCCAGCGGGGAGGACGCCTGGCCGGACGCCCCAGAGCGCGCCCGCACCGCGCTGCGGCATGCCGAACTGCAGGAACGCTTCTACGACGACGACACGGGCCGCCTGACCCTGCGCCCGCTGCGCAAGGTCCTCCCGCAGTACCTGCCGGACTTCCCGGAGCTGCGCCAGGACCTCACGCAGGTGCTCACTGCGGCCGATGTCCGCCGGGTGCTGGCCCCCCTGCTGGGTGAGGACGGTCCCGACGTCACCCCGGCCCGCCCGGCGGAGTATGCTGTGAGTCATTCATGA
- a CDS encoding DinB family protein has product MNVREYYAYLTAAREQLWNYLRALPQADLDRNLIEDADRFHSIKDLLLHVTDVEDHWVHGIVLGDSVHGKFPHDWVRPQAQQYDLAWILDYSREVTRRTCEFLEGEPDLNRSVKLVQDDPASDTVTLDQLMWNVMTHEVRHTAQIALMIRQLGHTPPWLDYMRFVRPQSTPAQAGAPDLEELDDPELDDAEV; this is encoded by the coding sequence ATGAACGTCCGCGAGTACTACGCCTACCTGACCGCCGCGCGAGAGCAGCTCTGGAACTACCTGCGCGCCCTGCCGCAGGCCGACCTGGACCGCAACCTGATCGAGGACGCCGACCGCTTCCACTCGATCAAGGACCTGCTGCTGCACGTCACGGACGTCGAAGACCACTGGGTGCACGGCATCGTCCTGGGAGACAGCGTGCACGGGAAGTTCCCGCACGACTGGGTGCGGCCCCAGGCGCAGCAGTACGACCTCGCCTGGATCCTCGACTACAGCCGTGAGGTCACCCGGCGCACCTGCGAATTTCTGGAGGGCGAACCCGACCTGAACCGCAGCGTGAAACTCGTGCAGGACGACCCGGCCAGCGACACCGTCACCCTGGACCAGCTGATGTGGAACGTCATGACCCACGAGGTGCGCCACACCGCGCAGATCGCGCTGATGATCCGTCAGCTGGGCCACACGCCCCCCTGGCTGGACTACATGCGGTTCGTGCGCCCCCAGAGCACCCCCGCGCAGGCCGGGGCGCCCGACCTGGAGGAACTGGACGACCCCGAACTGGACGACGCCGAGGTGTAA
- a CDS encoding aminoglycoside phosphotransferase family protein, whose amino-acid sequence MTPDDTLKLLDLIEVSPGHGVATLRQEDVLIRYAQPGSHAADLIRRDAELLLALSPHGLPGPTLLELDLSGRRLPHAFSCQRLPHPKAVRARDDEAPAIWRQLGSHLRRLHALPVLASGVVVPSPDPRGLLEELNETQVITDSDLRWLDRWVRHLQAEAGPAQPATLHGSLRPANVLLSPDRRTVLGLLDWSHAQAGDAARDYVHLPLSTFEALSGTDARQTAALLLAYVTRLFLDLRDAAQGRAGLAAATARLLALFQLNVGGK is encoded by the coding sequence GTGACGCCCGACGACACCCTGAAACTGCTTGATCTGATCGAGGTCAGCCCAGGGCACGGTGTGGCCACCCTGCGGCAGGAAGACGTCCTGATCCGCTACGCGCAGCCGGGCAGTCACGCGGCAGACCTGATCCGGCGTGACGCGGAGCTCCTGCTCGCCCTGAGTCCGCACGGGCTGCCCGGGCCGACGCTGCTCGAACTCGACCTGAGCGGACGGCGCCTACCGCACGCGTTCAGCTGTCAACGCCTCCCGCATCCCAAGGCCGTCCGGGCCCGTGACGATGAGGCACCGGCCATCTGGCGGCAACTGGGCAGTCACTTGAGACGCCTGCACGCGCTGCCGGTCCTGGCGAGCGGCGTGGTGGTCCCGTCCCCTGACCCGCGCGGTCTCCTCGAAGAACTCAACGAGACGCAGGTCATCACCGACAGCGACCTGCGCTGGCTGGACCGCTGGGTGAGGCACCTCCAGGCGGAAGCCGGACCGGCGCAGCCCGCCACGCTCCACGGCAGCCTGCGACCCGCCAACGTCCTGCTCAGCCCCGACCGGCGCACGGTCCTGGGCCTGCTGGACTGGTCCCACGCTCAGGCTGGTGACGCCGCACGCGACTACGTGCATCTGCCACTCTCGACCTTCGAAGCGCTGAGTGGCACGGACGCGCGTCAGACGGCCGCACTCCTCCTGGCCTACGTCACCCGGCTCTTCCTTGACCTGCGGGACGCGGCGCAGGGCCGCGCTGGACTGGCTGCCGCCACGGCACGCCTCCTGGCGCTGTTCCAGCTCAACGTGGGTGGCAAGTAA
- a CDS encoding NAD-dependent malic enzyme encodes MPKSLPVSRYYDVQRDEAGQRFIRVNVTGLALLQNPLLNKTTAFTPQERRELHLEGLVPPHTSTFDEQKERTYLRYLKCNSDLEKHEYLRALQDRNEVLFYAILEDHLEEMLPIIYTPTVGEAVRNYSSNYRYPRGFTVSTGDIDRVDDMLENVTVNDVRMIVATDSSAILGIGDQGFGGMAISIGKLSLYTAAGGVGPDKTLPVELDVGTNRQDLIDDPLYLGVHHQRLTGAAYDEFLDAFVEAVSHRYPKAIIQWEDFSRGTAFRVLDRYRRVVPSFNDDIQGTGAMALAGLMRAAQIKGERLEDQVFVIVGAGAAGIGVAMAIRQGLMTWGGLSHADANARVFVVDRHGLLMHGQPDLEEQQLSFVRRPEDLQGWTYEGEYPSMHDVLVNARATALLGFTGVPGLFRQESIQAMLESTPRPIVFPLSNPSSHVEARPADVIHWTHGGAIVASGSPFPDVEYDGQRHPIGQGNNAFIFPGLGFGAIASRAREITDTMVMEAARTLAEFTAQYGERVYPPISDLRELSIQVAVNVALQSIRDGVCAERRIRNMTRDELEQVIRDRAWEPRYLPLRKG; translated from the coding sequence ATGCCGAAATCTCTTCCCGTGTCCCGGTACTACGACGTGCAGCGCGATGAGGCCGGTCAGCGCTTCATCCGCGTGAACGTGACGGGTCTGGCCCTGCTGCAGAACCCCCTGCTGAACAAGACCACCGCCTTCACCCCCCAGGAACGGCGCGAACTGCACCTCGAAGGGCTCGTGCCGCCCCACACCAGCACCTTCGACGAGCAGAAGGAACGCACGTACCTCCGCTACCTGAAGTGCAACTCCGACCTGGAAAAACACGAGTACCTGCGCGCCCTGCAGGACCGCAACGAGGTGCTGTTCTACGCCATCCTCGAAGATCACCTCGAGGAGATGCTGCCCATCATCTACACGCCCACCGTGGGCGAGGCGGTCCGGAACTACTCCAGCAACTACCGCTACCCGCGCGGCTTCACGGTCAGCACCGGCGACATCGACCGGGTGGACGACATGCTGGAGAACGTCACCGTGAACGACGTCCGCATGATCGTCGCGACCGACAGCAGCGCCATCCTGGGCATCGGCGACCAGGGCTTCGGCGGCATGGCGATCAGCATCGGCAAACTGTCGCTGTACACCGCCGCCGGGGGCGTCGGCCCCGACAAGACCCTCCCCGTGGAACTGGACGTCGGCACGAACCGGCAGGACCTGATCGACGACCCGCTGTACCTGGGCGTGCACCACCAGCGCCTGACCGGCGCGGCGTACGACGAGTTCCTCGACGCGTTCGTGGAGGCCGTGTCGCACCGCTACCCGAAGGCGATCATCCAGTGGGAGGACTTCAGCCGCGGCACCGCCTTCCGCGTCCTCGACCGCTACCGCCGCGTGGTGCCCAGCTTCAACGACGACATTCAGGGCACGGGCGCCATGGCGCTGGCGGGCCTGATGCGCGCCGCGCAGATCAAGGGCGAGCGGCTGGAAGATCAGGTGTTCGTGATCGTCGGCGCGGGCGCCGCCGGGATCGGCGTGGCCATGGCGATCCGGCAGGGCCTGATGACCTGGGGCGGCCTGAGCCACGCTGACGCGAACGCCCGCGTGTTCGTCGTGGACCGCCACGGCCTGCTCATGCACGGCCAGCCGGACCTGGAGGAACAGCAGCTGAGCTTCGTGCGCCGCCCCGAGGACCTCCAGGGCTGGACGTACGAGGGCGAGTACCCCAGCATGCACGACGTCCTCGTGAACGCGCGGGCCACCGCGCTGCTGGGCTTCACCGGCGTGCCCGGCCTGTTCCGCCAGGAGAGCATCCAGGCCATGCTGGAGAGCACCCCGCGCCCCATCGTGTTCCCGCTCAGCAACCCCAGCAGCCACGTCGAGGCCCGCCCCGCCGACGTCATCCACTGGACGCACGGCGGCGCCATCGTCGCGTCCGGCAGCCCCTTCCCCGACGTCGAGTACGACGGGCAGCGCCACCCCATCGGGCAGGGCAACAACGCCTTCATCTTCCCCGGCCTGGGCTTCGGCGCGATCGCCAGCCGCGCCCGCGAGATCACCGACACCATGGTCATGGAAGCCGCCCGCACCCTGGCCGAATTCACCGCCCAGTACGGCGAGCGCGTCTACCCGCCCATCAGCGACCTGCGCGAACTGAGCATCCAGGTGGCCGTGAACGTCGCCCTGCAAAGCATCCGCGACGGCGTGTGCGCCGAACGCCGCATCCGCAACATGACCAGAGACGAACTCGAACAGGTCATCCGCGACCGCGCCTGGGAACCCCGCTACCTCCCACTTCGGAAGGGTTGA
- the dnaX gene encoding DNA polymerase III subunit gamma/tau: MSAIYQRARPVRWEDVVGQEHVKDVLKAALEQGRVGHAYLFSGPRGVGKTTTARLIAMTANCTGPMPKPCGECESCLSVRAGSHPDVMEIDAASNNSVDDVRDLREKVGLAAMRGGKKIYILDEAHMMSRAAFNALLKTLEEPPGHVIFILATTEPEKIIPTILSRCQHYRFRRLTPEEIAGKLAGLAQREGVRAEGDALQLIGRLADGAMRDGESLLERMLAAGTAVTRAGVEEALGLPPGERVRGIAAALVSGDAGAALSGAGHLYRDGFAARTVVEGLVAALGAALHAELGLNSEGRLDGADIPRLLKLQAALDEQESRFARAADQQSLELALTHALLAADTVSGGTPASAGAGAALPADLAQRLNRLEKELATLRANPPAAPSGPVGEARRAPAAAPSGAGPSPRAASPDPTQPVPAPTGGSWADVTRQASMQLRAFLKPARQHAEPGYVSLGYDERNAFHAKQVAAKFDDIAKIVLSVFGPVTFELIAPEGSRRVNLGGGQAGGGQFGGSPAPTPDPTPPAPAPARAAPPVREPAPESSPAPDVAPFDPTRSAPRRPAGTRGPDFAPIDPPQAQASQAQPTQVQPMQAQPPQATPQTQAAPPPRASVATLPPPLPERRVPPASPDDAAPAPLADLESGPWDDTPAAQPASTPRDAGPPPRSERNLYLGEVITEEPDWNAFGGPDLLGDLPPEEDMPFADLSVPRPAPKPTPPPAPTPAPQEAKAPPQDARATPGRPGDIRAHPVYEDIRTRFSGRVREIGKNRNTPPAPDTLGADLPEDDDE, encoded by the coding sequence GTGAGTGCCATCTATCAGCGGGCCCGCCCGGTGCGGTGGGAGGACGTGGTCGGGCAGGAGCACGTCAAGGACGTCCTGAAGGCCGCGCTGGAGCAGGGCCGTGTGGGGCACGCGTACCTGTTCAGCGGGCCGCGCGGGGTGGGGAAGACCACCACCGCCCGGTTGATCGCCATGACCGCCAACTGCACCGGCCCGATGCCGAAGCCCTGCGGGGAGTGCGAGTCGTGCCTGAGTGTGCGCGCCGGGTCGCACCCGGACGTCATGGAGATCGACGCGGCCAGCAACAACAGCGTGGACGACGTCCGCGACCTGCGCGAGAAGGTCGGTCTGGCCGCCATGCGCGGCGGGAAGAAGATCTACATCCTGGACGAGGCGCACATGATGAGCCGCGCCGCGTTCAACGCGCTCCTGAAGACGCTGGAGGAACCACCCGGCCACGTCATCTTCATCCTGGCGACCACCGAACCGGAGAAGATCATTCCCACGATCCTCTCGCGCTGCCAGCACTACCGCTTCCGCCGCCTGACGCCCGAGGAGATCGCCGGGAAACTCGCCGGTCTCGCCCAGCGCGAGGGCGTGCGGGCCGAGGGCGACGCCCTGCAACTGATCGGCCGACTGGCGGATGGTGCCATGCGTGACGGCGAGAGCCTGCTGGAACGCATGCTGGCCGCCGGGACGGCCGTGACCCGCGCGGGCGTGGAGGAGGCGCTGGGCCTCCCGCCCGGCGAGCGTGTGCGCGGCATCGCCGCCGCCCTGGTGAGCGGCGACGCGGGCGCCGCCCTGAGTGGCGCGGGGCACCTGTACCGCGACGGCTTCGCGGCCCGCACGGTCGTCGAGGGTCTGGTGGCGGCGCTGGGCGCGGCCCTGCATGCCGAACTGGGCCTGAACAGTGAAGGTCGCCTGGACGGCGCGGACATTCCCCGCCTGCTGAAACTCCAGGCGGCGCTGGACGAGCAGGAAAGCCGTTTCGCCCGCGCGGCGGACCAGCAGAGCCTCGAACTGGCCCTGACGCACGCACTGCTGGCCGCCGACACCGTGAGCGGCGGCACTCCGGCCAGCGCGGGCGCGGGGGCCGCCCTCCCGGCCGACCTCGCGCAGCGCCTGAACCGCCTGGAGAAGGAACTCGCCACGCTGCGCGCCAACCCACCCGCCGCGCCGTCCGGCCCGGTGGGGGAGGCCCGCCGCGCGCCCGCCGCCGCGCCCAGTGGTGCAGGCCCCAGCCCGCGCGCCGCCAGCCCCGACCCCACCCAACCCGTTCCCGCCCCGACGGGGGGCAGCTGGGCGGACGTGACCCGGCAGGCCAGCATGCAGCTGCGCGCGTTCCTGAAACCCGCCCGGCAGCACGCCGAACCCGGCTACGTCAGCCTCGGGTACGACGAACGCAACGCCTTCCACGCCAAACAGGTCGCCGCGAAATTCGACGACATCGCCAAAATCGTCCTGAGCGTGTTCGGCCCGGTCACCTTCGAACTGATCGCGCCGGAAGGCAGCCGTCGCGTGAACCTCGGCGGGGGTCAGGCTGGTGGGGGACAGTTCGGGGGCAGTCCGGCCCCCACGCCCGACCCCACCCCACCCGCCCCAGCCCCGGCCCGCGCCGCTCCTCCCGTCCGCGAGCCTGCGCCGGAATCCAGCCCTGCGCCGGACGTCGCGCCGTTCGACCCGACCCGCAGCGCCCCCCGCCGCCCTGCGGGCACGCGCGGCCCGGACTTCGCGCCCATCGACCCGCCGCAGGCTCAGGCCAGCCAGGCGCAACCCACTCAGGTCCAGCCCATGCAGGCGCAGCCGCCGCAGGCCACCCCGCAGACCCAGGCCGCCCCGCCCCCGCGCGCCAGCGTCGCCACGCTCCCCCCACCCCTCCCCGAACGGCGCGTGCCCCCCGCCAGCCCGGACGACGCCGCGCCCGCCCCACTGGCCGACCTCGAATCCGGCCCGTGGGACGACACGCCCGCCGCGCAGCCCGCCAGCACCCCCCGTGACGCCGGGCCGCCCCCGCGCAGCGAACGGAACCTCTACCTGGGTGAAGTCATCACCGAGGAACCCGACTGGAACGCCTTCGGCGGCCCCGACCTGCTGGGCGACCTGCCGCCCGAAGAGGACATGCCCTTCGCGGACCTCAGCGTGCCCCGCCCCGCCCCGAAACCCACCCCGCCCCCGGCCCCCACGCCCGCCCCGCAGGAAGCGAAAGCCCCCCCGCAGGACGCCCGGGCGACCCCCGGACGGCCCGGCGACATTCGCGCCCACCCCGTCTACGAGGACATCCGCACCCGCTTCAGCGGCCGCGTCCGCGAGATCGGCAAGAACCGCAACACCCCACCCGCCCCCGACACCCTGGGTGCCGACCTTCCCGAAGACGACGACGAGTAA